CTCCATAGTGGGTACGACGAACTCCTGGCAGTAGCTACGGTCTGAACTCGGCGACAGATGAGCCACAAAAGGCAGAATCAACCGATCGGTTTTACCGTGAGAGTGAGCACGGCTGCTTTGGATGGGAGAAGCATGACGACCACGGAACCGAGCAAGCCCGAAAGCGGCAGCGGGTTGACCGTGGTTGTCGCGTTGCTCGTCAACGCCGGAATCGCAGTGCTCAAGGCTATTGCCGGCTTGATCACCGGATCCGCCGCGCTCTTCGCCGAGGCCGCCCATTCGGTGGCCGATACGATCACCGAAGTCCTGTTGCTCACCGCATTGCGTCGGTCCAGCCGACCAGCGGATCGGCGACACCCATTCGGGTATGGCAAAGAGCGGTATTTCTGGTCTTTGATGGCGGCGATCTCCATCTTCGCCTCCGGCTCGGTGCTCGCGATCGCCGAGGGCATCCGCTCGCTCAGTGGAGAGCAGGAGCAGACCCGCCCGGAGGTGGCGTACCTCGTGCTGGGCTTGGCCTTCGTGCTGGAGTCGGTGTCCTGGCTTCGTGCCGTCCGGCAGATCCGCCGCGAGGCAGCGGAAGAACAGACGCCGTTCTTCCATTACCTGCGTTCGGTGGACGATCCGACGGCCAAGACGGTGCTGTTGGAGGACAGCGGCGCGCTGATCGGTCTGTTGTTGGCCTTCCTCGGCGTCGGGTTGCACCAGCTCACCGGCTCGGGCGTGTGGGACGCGGCGGCCTCGCTGGCCATCGGCGTGCTGCTGGCGGTCGTCGCCTACGTCCTGGGCCGTTCCAACCGCGCCCTGCTGATCGGCCAACAGGCCAACCGCAGGCTGATCGACCGGATTCGGCGCCGGCTACGGGAGCGGCCCGAGGTGGAGGTGGTGGTCGACCTGCTCACCATGAGCACCGGCGCCGACCGGGTACTGCTCTGCGCCCGGCTGGATTTCGACGACACCCTCACCGTCGGCGAGCTGGAGAGGGCGTGTGTGCGGATCGACGCCGAGCTGCGCGAGGAGTTCGTCGAACTGGACGAGATCTTCCTCGAACCGGTGCCCAGATCGGATCCGGAGTTGCGCGCCAGAGTGCTGGCTCGCTACGGCAGGATGCCGTGACCTGCG
This Actinoalloteichus hymeniacidonis DNA region includes the following protein-coding sequences:
- a CDS encoding cation diffusion facilitator family transporter, producing MTTTEPSKPESGSGLTVVVALLVNAGIAVLKAIAGLITGSAALFAEAAHSVADTITEVLLLTALRRSSRPADRRHPFGYGKERYFWSLMAAISIFASGSVLAIAEGIRSLSGEQEQTRPEVAYLVLGLAFVLESVSWLRAVRQIRREAAEEQTPFFHYLRSVDDPTAKTVLLEDSGALIGLLLAFLGVGLHQLTGSGVWDAAASLAIGVLLAVVAYVLGRSNRALLIGQQANRRLIDRIRRRLRERPEVEVVVDLLTMSTGADRVLLCARLDFDDTLTVGELERACVRIDAELREEFVELDEIFLEPVPRSDPELRARVLARYGRMP